One genomic window of Scatophagus argus isolate fScaArg1 chromosome 16, fScaArg1.pri, whole genome shotgun sequence includes the following:
- the LOC124073512 gene encoding uncharacterized protein LOC124073512, with translation MVSLKPYGNLIREMIAQNLSHADISTNLLQLGVQQGCSEMSVRRFCAHHNISRRGQVSDTQLEVAISRAINQTGSTYGRKMMTGYLSAMGVVAGERRVGNILRTTHCPYHEMRKRGARNLNPVPYSAAYMGHKVHIDQNEKLVMFGVTHVLAMDGYSSKVVAHATMPVKNNLTIYEDVYRSAVLEYGMWDQVRVDHGREFYLTLYMQEMLSNHRHNLQRQPYLQTQSTKNHTVERMWVEINNRVNYPLKEALMQLQDQEVLDMDDNVTRYCTSNLTAELCKIGLTRAVLAWNTHRIPSKGTPNHLAAGGCPKKVGDELLPHASQAADMYQQDVGSSLTRVSCFGTDPFTTEDDKMMH, from the exons ATGGTGTCCCTCAAGCCCTACGGGAATTTAATAAGAGAAATGATAGCTCAAAATCTCTCGCACGCGGACATTTCCACAAATTTATTACAGTTAGGTGTGCAGCAAGGATGTTCTGAAATGAGTGTCAGGAGATTTTGTGCACATCACAACATTTCCAGGAGGGGACAGGTATCCGACACGCAATTAGAGGTTGCTATCAGCAGGGCAATAAATCAG ACAGGGTCAACATATGGCCGAAAGATGATGACCGGGTACCTGTCTGCAATGGGAGTGGTTGCTGGTGAACGCCGGGTGGGGAATATTTTGAGAACAACTCATTGTCCCTATCACGAAATGCGCAAACGT GGTGCACGTAACCTTAACCCCGTCCCCTACAGTGCTGCATACATGGGACACAAAGTCCACATTGACCAGAATGAAAAATTGGTCATGTTCGGAGTGACACATGTTCTCGCAATGGATGGGTACAGCAGTAAGGTGGTTGCCCACGCAACCATGCCTGTCAAAAATAATCTCACGATCTATGAAGATGTTTACAG ATCAGCAGTTCTTGAATACGGGATGTGGGACCAGGTCAGGGTGGACCATGGCCGGGAATTTTACTTGACCCTCTACATGCAGGAGATGCTGTCTAACCACAGACATAACTTGCAAAGGCAACCATATCTCCAAACTCAGTCGACAAAG AATCATACGGTGGAGAGAATGTGGGTAGAGATTAACAACCGGGTAAATTACCCATTGAAGGAGGCCCTCATGCAGCTGCAGGATCAGGAAGTCCTCGACATGGACGACAATGTCACCAGATACTGTACATCTAACCTTACTGCCGAGCTGTGCAAGATTGGCCTAACAAGAGCTGTACTTGCATGGAATACACACAGAATCCCCA GCAAAGGAACACCCAATCATTTGGCAGCAGGAGGATGTCCAAAAAAAGTAGGAGATGAGTTGTTGCCACATGCCTCCCAAGCAGCTGACATGTACCAGCAGGATGTTGGCTCTTCACTTACTAGAGTCTCCTGTTTTGGAACTGACCCCTTCACAACTGAGgatgacaaaat GATGCATTGA
- the LOC124073984 gene encoding serine/threonine-protein kinase pim-1-like: MSNNNSEPLSDTKKESLKKNLKRKVREGEDGLSKTKRRRLNYNQAEKESGSASSADTGNGSSSTQSSRCGTTVEDVSKRTGKRKAAADEEEPCAKRRKGRPTMKDLIDSRRAEFEAKYQQENHLGEGGCGCVFAGYRKEDHLPVAIKHIAKDKVLCKERRNGKELSAEVAVMLKLQAGRTGLMEESAPVSLLDWYDLDQELILVLERPMPCMDLLNYIRTNRGHLQEDKAKIILKQLVDAANELEDKRIFHRDIKPENILIETSSDVPRVRVIDFGLSCFFKKTSVYRVFCGTPQHVPPEWYSHYTYRPGPTTVWQMGVVLYELLHRTVRFDTTSFLKHELPISDELSRDCQDFLQKCLNTSYMLRPTLKELQLHPWLR; encoded by the exons ATGTCAAATAACAACTCTGAACCCCTGAGCGACACTAAGAAGGAATCGCTCAAGAAGAActtgaagagaaaagtcagagaaggtgaagatggactctcaaagacaaagaggagaagactgaACTACAACCAGGCTGAGAAGGAATCAGGATCGGCCTCGTCTGCGGACACTGGCAATG ggagcagcagcacacagtccaGTAGGTGCGGTACAACAGTGGAGGATGTGAGCAAGAGGACTGGAAAGAGGAAGGCTGCCGCTGATGAAGAAGAACCCTGCGCAAAGAGAAGGAAGGGCCGGCCAACCATGAAGGATTTGATAGATTCCCGAAGAG ctgAATTTGAGGCCAAATACCAGCAGGAGAATCATCTCGGTGAAggaggctgtggatgtgtgtttgctggctaCCGCAAAGAAGATCATTTACCT GTTGCCATCAAACACAtagcaaaagacaaagtgttgtgcAAAGAG AGACGAAATGGGAAAGAACTCTCAGCTGAGGTGGCTGTGATGTTAAAACTCCAAGCTGGAAGAACTGGATTAATGGAGGAATCAGCACCCGTGTCACTCCTGGACTGGTATGATCTGGACCAGGAGCTCATCCTGGTGCTGGAAAGACCAATGCCATGTATGGaccttttaaattacatcaggacaaacagaggCCACTTACAGGAGGACAAGGCAAAG ATCATACTTAAACAGTTGGTTGATGCTGCAAATGAACTGGAGGATAAGCGCATCTTTCATCGGGATATCAAACCGGAAAACATCCTGATTGAGACCAGCTCAGATGTGCCGCGTGTTCGTGTCATTGACTTTGGACTGAGCTGTTtcttcaagaaaacatcagtttacCGTGTCTTCTGTG GTACCCCCCAACACGTCCCTCCGGAGTGGTACAGTCATTATACCTACAGGCCCGGCCCCACCACAGTGTGGCAGATGGGAGTGGTCTTATatgagctgctccacagaacAGTCCGATTTGATACCACAAGTTTCCTCAAACATGAGCTGCCAATCAGCGATGAGCTGTCCAGAG attGCCAGGATTTCTTACAGAAGTGTTTAAACACATCCTACATGCTGCGACCTACCCTGAAGGAGCTCCAGCTTCACCCATGGCTCAGATAA